In the Clostridium sporogenes genome, one interval contains:
- a CDS encoding YaiI/YqxD family protein: MRILVDADACPGRDIIEQVAKKYNLDVIMFCDINHVLNSSYSIIRYVDHGFQSVDMVLINEVKENDIIITQDFGVAAMALGKKAKAINPKGYIFSNNNIDRMLFERHISSKMRRAGIKNTSNHKKRNSEDNARLEKNLTKLIIE, from the coding sequence ATGAGAATATTAGTAGATGCAGATGCTTGTCCAGGGAGAGATATAATAGAGCAAGTAGCTAAAAAATATAATTTGGATGTTATAATGTTTTGTGATATAAATCATGTTTTAAATAGTAGCTATAGCATTATTAGATATGTAGATCATGGATTCCAAAGTGTAGATATGGTATTGATAAATGAAGTTAAAGAAAATGATATAATAATAACTCAAGACTTTGGGGTAGCTGCTATGGCTCTTGGGAAAAAAGCTAAAGCTATAAATCCTAAAGGGTATATATTTAGTAATAATAATATAGATAGAATGTTATTTGAAAGACACATAAGTTCAAAGATGAGAAGGGCAGGCATAAAAAATACTTCCAATCATAAAAAAAGAAATTCAGAAGATAATGCTAGATTAGAGAAAAATCTTACAAAATTAATAATTGAATAA